The sequence below is a genomic window from Glycine max cultivar Williams 82 chromosome 20, Glycine_max_v4.0, whole genome shotgun sequence.
GACTTGCcatttccttttcttgtttcttctcaGGACAAGCCTTTCATGATGTAGTAGGAAGTCCCTACTATGTTGCCCCAGAGGTGTTGTGCAAGCAATATGGACCTGAAGTGGACGTATGGAGTGCTGGTGTTATCCTATACATCTTACTGAGTGGGGTGCCACCTTTCTGGGCTGGTAATGGTTCTAATGTGCATTGTATATTTCTTGGTGTTGGACTAACAGTTGTGAAGCTTTTTTCCTCTGTATATTATTCAGTCATCTAGTTGTTATCTTCTTTGTGCTTGAGTTGCATTCACTTTTCCTATTACCTTCAGAAACCGAAGCAGGAATTTTCAGACAGATTTTAAATGGAGATCTTGATTTTGTTTCTGAACCGTGGCCAAGTATCTCAGAAAATGCTAAAGAATTGGTAAAACAGATGTTGGATAGGGACCCTAAGAAAAGAATTTCTGCTCATGAAGTTTTATGTGAGTTCCTTTAGTACTAAGTGTAATTGGATTTTTATGTGCTACTGGTATATATGCCAGATCATTATAGTGTCGCAGCTTTATAGCAGATTTAACGACTATGGAGTCTTGTATAATCAGGTAACCCTTGGGTTGTTGATGACATTGCACCTGACAAACCTCTGGACTCTGCTGTTTTGACACGCCTAAAGCATTTCTCAGCAATGAATAAACTTAAGAAGATGGCATTACGGGTATGTTTAGTTATTGTTATATGCCTTAGCCTTTTCTGTTTGATTTCagcaatgaaattaattttttcttaaggtTAATGTTAATTTGGTGAATGCGATAAGCTCATAAGTTACATgtgcatttttaattatttttttttgggggtgGTGGATGGTGAGAGGGGGGGGGTCTATATTGATGGATTCTGGCAAAAAAATGTAGAATACAATGCTTTAGATTCCTAGTAGAGCCTgaagagaaatttgatttttattaaaatataaaattttgtagtaTAAAAAACCAGACTGCCTAATATGCAAGAGTCTGAAAAAGTATGCTGTACCATAATTTGTAAGACCACCAAGATATACGACTGACTGGAATAAAATTTTCAGTTGTCGGgcttcttaattattaattaccaCATGATTTGTTCTGAATTCCTATGAGCCAATACTTTCATATAGAATTGTAGATCTTAGAATGCTTTTGTGATATCATAAATCTAAGGATTGTGAGGTCAAGAGATATGATGAAAGTATATTACATAAGAAAATGTGGGTATCTGAATACAGATGTCATGTCAGCTAGTTATTTATTAGTCAATTTCTATGGATCCATTTCTCTCATATTAGAGGTTAGAGCTTTCTGCATTGATGGATATTTTTATCCTTTGTAAGATTTATGTTTGTTCTCGTTAATGGcgattaaatatattatatagtcTCTTCGTTTCAgaatatcaattttataaagTTTGTATACTCTATctgtttattatatatatagtctGGTGTTCAACTAAATCACACCctgatacattaaaaaattcttttcagGTCATAGCAGAGAGGCTTTCAGAGGAAGAAATAGGTGGATTGAAAGAGTTGTTTAAAATGATTGACACAGACAATAGTgggacaataacttttgaggAACTGAAGGAGGGGTTGAAAAGTGTGGGCTCTAATCTCATGGAATCTGAAATTAAATCACTTATGGAAGCGGTAGGTAGATTGCCATTATCATAGAATGTAACATAAAGtgttttaatgttatttcaaatAAGTTCATATAATTTTTGCTTCTTTTGTGTAAGCTGAGTTGGGTGATCATTAATTGCCTTCCCTTATGAACTTTGTCAGGCTGATATAGACAACAATGGATCAATAGACTATGGTGAATTTCTTGCTGCTACACTGCACTTGAATAAGATGGAAAGAGAGGAGAATTTGGTTGCTGCTTTCGCCTATTTTGATAAAGATGGTAGTGGTTACATCACCATTGACGAGCTTCAACAGGCTTGTAAGGACTTCAGCCTAGGTGATGTGCATCTGGATGAGATGATCAAAGAGATTGATCAAGATAATGTAAGTTCCTCTAACTGTGTTTGCGTAATCTCCAGTACGTGCCGATGTGATTGTTGTCACTGTTTAGTTTCACTAACAACTTGTTGATTCCATTTTTAGTTTTCCCAATAAAATTGATGATATTATGTGAACTCATTATCTCTAAAATTAGTGAAAGTGAAATATGTTTTTGCTTTCTTGATTCTTTTCGAAGTCAGCCATCATCATTACAGATCTGGTATGCTTTTGGAAAGTTaaagtagaaaataattttggttTATGCTAAATATTGCTACTATTGCAATTGTGGCTGGGTTCTCTAGATCATCATCATTTGAGATGTATGATCATgggtttttaaaattagttcatTACAGGAATAAAAGTCAATCATCATGTGTTGGGCTGTGAATTGTGATTTGGGTTCTATGGAAGTAATTGTGGAATTGTTTTGGATGTtacaatgaaataaaatcttacTTATCTCATGCACAATTCTCTATGGCTGAAGTTAACAAAGTAAAGAGAAAGGTGATCTAAGTCCCATTTCCAATGAAATGTTGCCTTCTTATACTATCTGCGCAATTTATTCGATGTTcctaagtttttattttcttgatatttgttgttttttctgCTTTCTCATGCAAGCAATAGGAACTATGGAACTAGTTGATTCTACATGAAGTTAGAAGATGTCCTCTAATCATAACGTCAATGtaaatttcattattaattcAGTAGCTGATAAAATTTGGGATGCTTGAAGTAGAAAATGGTTATCTGCCTAAAGAAATCCCGTGCTGTATCAGAATTGTTTTGGCTGTGGTCTGTGGGtgataataatcataataaacatCATAAATATTCCTTATTCATAGCAGCAAAATAGTAATTTAGGAATTGTATTTTATCTGCTCCTGAAAGCAAAGAGATACGACAATCTGAAGTCAAATCTTTGTTTCATTTGTAACTCTCAATGGGCTTGACTTGAATTGTCTGTTGTGGGGTCATATGGAAACTGCATGAGGATTTCAAGTTCAGAGAAACTTTTGCTATGTTTTTCAACTTTCCTACCATTTACATGtctattttaacatttttca
It includes:
- the CDPK-BETA gene encoding calmodulin-like domain protein kinase isoenzyme beta, which translates into the protein MQKHGFASKRNVLPYQTARLRDHYVLGKKLGQGQFGTTYLCTHKVTGKLYACKSIPKRKLMCQEDYDDVWREIQIMHHLSEHPNVVQIQGTYEDSVFVHLVMELCAGGELFDRIIQKGHYSEREAAKLIKTIVGVVEACHSLGVMHRDLKPENFLFDTPGEDAQMKATDFGLSVFYKPGQAFHDVVGSPYYVAPEVLCKQYGPEVDVWSAGVILYILLSGVPPFWAETEAGIFRQILNGDLDFVSEPWPSISENAKELVKQMLDRDPKKRISAHEVLCNPWVVDDIAPDKPLDSAVLTRLKHFSAMNKLKKMALRVIAERLSEEEIGGLKELFKMIDTDNSGTITFEELKEGLKSVGSNLMESEIKSLMEAADIDNNGSIDYGEFLAATLHLNKMEREENLVAAFAYFDKDGSGYITIDELQQACKDFSLGDVHLDEMIKEIDQDNDGRIDYAEFAAMMKKGDPNMGRSRTMKGNLNFNIADAFGMKDSS